In the genome of Nymphaea colorata isolate Beijing-Zhang1983 chromosome 9, ASM883128v2, whole genome shotgun sequence, one region contains:
- the LOC116261156 gene encoding uncharacterized protein LOC116261156 isoform X2 → MKMFGWIHHKFRNNTGYELLAQCKATFDDDDKAVAPSSFGNLEREANPLLVKNAVLVEALLEEWHDGFLAMGTATWFHEESGEPEAVEVDGDKAKKRRFSAPLASGFGYKHGESMELVGSSQAAELGWGDEDMDTVALLHHVVQFLMQEEGHREMRVERIRTTLAELFSRRDSVYVPWERKEGRDDGGAMKEAICGTRPGSDVAAEPVGPKGLETEPSARLHKVQLTSKMLKRKIHPAMERENHLKDHTMAGGDEGRL, encoded by the exons ATGAAG ATGTTCGGTTGGATACATCATAAGTTCCGAAACAACACGGGTTATGAATTGCTTGCCCAATGCAAAG CGACCTTCGATGACGATGACAAGGCCGTGGCTCCAAGTAGCTTCGGAAACCTGGAAAGAGAGGCAAACCCGTTGTTAGTGAAGAACGCAGTGCTGGTAGAAGCATTGTTGGAGGAGTGGCACGACGGGTTTCTGGCGATGGGCACCGCCACCTGGTTCCATGAAGAAAGCGGCGAGCCGGAGGCGGTCGAGGTCGATGGCGACAAAGCCAAGAAGCGGAGGTTCAGCGCCCCATTGGCCAGCGGGTTCGGCTACAAGCACGGCGAGTCCATGGAGTTGGTGGGCTCAAGCCAAGCTGCCGAGCTAGGCTGGGGCGACGAAGATATGGACACGGTCGCTTTGTTACACCATGTGGTACAGTTCTTAATGCAGGAGGAAGGCCACAGGGAGATGAGAGTTGAGAGGATAAGGACTACGCTCGCGGAACTCTTCTCGCGGCGGGACTCGGTGTACGTTCCCTGGGAGAGGAAGGAAGGGCGAGACGACGGTGGTGCGATGAAGGAGGCGATCTGCGGCACCAGACCAGGTTCGGATGTAGCCGCCGAGCCGGTTGGTCCGAAGGGATTGGAAACCGAACCGAGCGCTAGACTCCACAAG GTTCAGCTCACATCCAAGATGTTGAAGAGAAAGATCCACCCGGCGATGGAACGCGAGAACCACTTGAAGGATCACACAATGGCCGGGGGTGACGAAGGGAGGCTATGA
- the LOC116261156 gene encoding uncharacterized protein LOC116261156 isoform X1 has protein sequence MYFLREALFYPCHRKIDMKHHHHFKKLAKSHTAIHKLVHMFGWIHHKFRNNTGYELLAQCKATFDDDDKAVAPSSFGNLEREANPLLVKNAVLVEALLEEWHDGFLAMGTATWFHEESGEPEAVEVDGDKAKKRRFSAPLASGFGYKHGESMELVGSSQAAELGWGDEDMDTVALLHHVVQFLMQEEGHREMRVERIRTTLAELFSRRDSVYVPWERKEGRDDGGAMKEAICGTRPGSDVAAEPVGPKGLETEPSARLHKVQLTSKMLKRKIHPAMERENHLKDHTMAGGDEGRL, from the exons ATGTACTTCTTGAGAGAGGCTCTTTTTTACCCATGTCATCGGAAAATTGACATGAAGCATCATCACCACTTTAAGAAGCTTGCCAAATCCCATACTGCAATTCATAAGCTTGTGCAT ATGTTCGGTTGGATACATCATAAGTTCCGAAACAACACGGGTTATGAATTGCTTGCCCAATGCAAAG CGACCTTCGATGACGATGACAAGGCCGTGGCTCCAAGTAGCTTCGGAAACCTGGAAAGAGAGGCAAACCCGTTGTTAGTGAAGAACGCAGTGCTGGTAGAAGCATTGTTGGAGGAGTGGCACGACGGGTTTCTGGCGATGGGCACCGCCACCTGGTTCCATGAAGAAAGCGGCGAGCCGGAGGCGGTCGAGGTCGATGGCGACAAAGCCAAGAAGCGGAGGTTCAGCGCCCCATTGGCCAGCGGGTTCGGCTACAAGCACGGCGAGTCCATGGAGTTGGTGGGCTCAAGCCAAGCTGCCGAGCTAGGCTGGGGCGACGAAGATATGGACACGGTCGCTTTGTTACACCATGTGGTACAGTTCTTAATGCAGGAGGAAGGCCACAGGGAGATGAGAGTTGAGAGGATAAGGACTACGCTCGCGGAACTCTTCTCGCGGCGGGACTCGGTGTACGTTCCCTGGGAGAGGAAGGAAGGGCGAGACGACGGTGGTGCGATGAAGGAGGCGATCTGCGGCACCAGACCAGGTTCGGATGTAGCCGCCGAGCCGGTTGGTCCGAAGGGATTGGAAACCGAACCGAGCGCTAGACTCCACAAG GTTCAGCTCACATCCAAGATGTTGAAGAGAAAGATCCACCCGGCGATGGAACGCGAGAACCACTTGAAGGATCACACAATGGCCGGGGGTGACGAAGGGAGGCTATGA